The sequence GTCGATGGCGGCCTGTTCTTCTTCACTGACCGCCTCAAGCTCGAACAGGTTGAATTGATCCTCTTTGAGCAAAAGGCTGTCTACGAAGGCACGGAGCTTGTTGTAGGTCGGGCACGCGCCTGAGAGAATCTTTGCGCGGGCTATGGCCTGATGCCCGGGATTCAACCGCGCGAGCTCCTGAGCCTGGGCGTTGCTCAACACACCGTCTGCCACGAGCTTTTGATTGTCCTCGGTGAGGTTAAGCAGGCGGATCTTTTCGTCGATCCGCCAAACCTGACGCAAGCCCATCTTCTGAGCCAGCTGTTCCGCCGTCCATCCGCGATCCATGAGACCTTTGTACGCCATGGCGATCTCGATCACGTTTAAGTCCTCTCGCTGGATGTTCTCAAGGAGTGCGAGTTCCTCTACGAGAGCGTCGTCCATTTCGTCAACTACTGCCGGTATGTGGGTTAACCCGGCGATGAGAGAGGCTCTATACCGCCTCTCTCCTGCTACGATCATATAGCGTCCCTCGCGGGGCGTGACGAGGATCGGTTGCCTCACGCCGTATTCCCTGATGGAGGCGGCGAGTTCTTCAAGTGCGGTCTGCTCGAACTCCTTGCGTGGCTGATTGGGATTCGGGAATATGTCGGTTATGGGTAGTTTAGCTGTGCCGGTCATAGGGTGCTCCTTTCATGATCTGGGATGTTGTTTCCTCCACGCCGTCGTGAAGGTGGATCACTTCGATGCCGTGGTCAAGAAGCCGGATGCCGATATCCTGGTAGCGGTGGCAGTCTCTGGGATCGTTCTCAAGACACATGAGAATTTGTTTGCCTTGTTTGTTGAGCTGGCAGAGGAAGTCAATGCCACTTTCCTGGGCGGGGCCATACTTGCCTCCTAATACCTCACCCTTCCATACGTAGACTTCGAGACCGAAGCGCTTCTCTAACCTCTTGCGGTTGAATTCGGGCTTTCTCGAATAAGGTACCGAACGCACATCTATGAGGAGGGTGATACTATAAGCCTTCAGTGTTTCTTCGAGCGTATCGACTGTCATCTTCTGATAACCGATTGAATAGATCATCTTGTACTCCTTTGGAAAGGGGGATAGGGCGGCCTATGAGCCGCCCTTTGCTGATTACTGACGGATAGGCATGATAAGCGCCTGCTCGTTGACGACAAGCGCTCCGTAGCTCTTGGGGAACGCAATGTCGATCTCCTCGGAATCCTGATACGCCTTGATCGCATCGACCAGGAACTTAGAGTTGATGTTGATAACCGCGGTGCCGCCATTGAGCGTTGAATCAGCGGGCACGTGCCAGCTGTATTTGCCGCTCTCGCTCTCGGCCTCGATGTCGATCCTGCCGTTGATCGTCATTTTGATCTGGGAGCCGTTCGACACGGGAAGTACGCCCGGGATAAGATCGAGGAAATCGCGGGCCTTGAAGTGTACCTTCTCATAGGTTGACACATCGGGCCACACGCTGTCTGCGTCCGGGAAATCGCCTTCGATCACCCGGGTGATGAAGGTACCGCCCGCAATCGGTACCGATACGCGCTTGCCGGCAAATGTAATCTCTACCGCATCATATTTTGCGAAGATAACAGCCGCACGCCGGGGAATGGTAAAAGCGGGACAGGCGTATTTGTCAAGATGGGCCCTGTGAAGCCTGAACCCGTCAGTCGCCACCACGCGTCCGGATGCGATGTCAAAAAACACGCCGGTGAGCATGTAGCGTGTCTCGTCGGTGGATACGGCAGGCAAAACGCACGTAAGAGCGGATGCGAGATTGGGAAGCGGATAGGTGAGGGCGTCTTCGGGAGGTAGCGGCTCGATCTGAGGGAACTCATCGGTTACTGATGCGGACAGCTCACATCTATCGTTGATCTCGATGGAGGACGGCTTGACCGTGATCTTCACGTCCTGAAT is a genomic window of Syntrophorhabdaceae bacterium containing:
- a CDS encoding ParB/RepB/Spo0J family partition protein; this encodes MTGTAKLPITDIFPNPNQPRKEFEQTALEELAASIREYGVRQPILVTPREGRYMIVAGERRYRASLIAGLTHIPAVVDEMDDALVEELALLENIQREDLNVIEIAMAYKGLMDRGWTAEQLAQKMGLRQVWRIDEKIRLLNLTEDNQKLVADGVLSNAQAQELARLNPGHQAIARAKILSGACPTYNKLRAFVDSLLLKEDQFNLFELEAVSEEEQAAIDRTESLLATIEKLIVAVSSPVGVKKAAYHEAITASRIDLIINHLMKLRKAALAGEAIKQAARAA
- a CDS encoding DUF488 domain-containing protein — protein: MIYSIGYQKMTVDTLEETLKAYSITLLIDVRSVPYSRKPEFNRKRLEKRFGLEVYVWKGEVLGGKYGPAQESGIDFLCQLNKQGKQILMCLENDPRDCHRYQDIGIRLLDHGIEVIHLHDGVEETTSQIMKGAPYDRHS
- a CDS encoding DNA polymerase III subunit beta gives rise to the protein MKTVVKFEGQKNTIQGECKPREAMEILGLNPREWKVTARQVTDKALVYSIERVRSVALVSVAAPPQADPQVTITEPSTDTLVQAPPPPTIPESEITVDRNELEAVLKVVADVTGKRGLMPVLAMVKIDVVDKDTITMEATDLEVSYQVTIPAEPTVPTAFLVDAGLFIKEVRALDKTIQDVKITVKPSSIEINDRCELSASVTDEFPQIEPLPPEDALTYPLPNLASALTCVLPAVSTDETRYMLTGVFFDIASGRVVATDGFRLHRAHLDKYACPAFTIPRRAAVIFAKYDAVEITFAGKRVSVPIAGGTFITRVIEGDFPDADSVWPDVSTYEKVHFKARDFLDLIPGVLPVSNGSQIKMTINGRIDIEAESESGKYSWHVPADSTLNGGTAVININSKFLVDAIKAYQDSEEIDIAFPKSYGALVVNEQALIMPIRQ